In Acidicapsa ligni, a single window of DNA contains:
- a CDS encoding ABC-F family ATP-binding cassette domain-containing protein, translating to MATLLNGQGLTKSFGATALFREIGFVVDEGDRIGLIGPNGSGKSTLLGVLAGVIDADDGEVARKKLTKLSYVAQVSEFPAGVTARDVVQQALKRAGVHESEWEGRTAETLGRAGFEDFDTEAVTYSGGWKKRLSIAQALAQKPDVLLLDEPTNHLDLAGIEWLEELLAGAAFACVVVSHDRYFLENVATEIVELNKQYPEGLLRVHGNYSEFLEQKELFLESQAKRQESLENRVKREMEWLRRGPKARTTKSKARIGSANELIGELKEMKGRGQVSSAGIDFSATERQTKRLAELKDVRYSIGEKTLLNKLNFNISAGMRVGLVGPNGSGKTTLLRLLLGQAKPDSGEIKLANMLRIVYFDQSRVLNEKVTLRRALAPESDSVVYQDRVIHVASWASRFLFTGEQLNQPVERLSGGERARVLIANLMLQPADLLLLDEPTNDLDIPTLEILEESLLEYTGALVLVTHDRYMLDRISTVVLGLDGMGDAERFADYSQWDQWQYKQKQIAAKGTGNSSRAAAALQPVNAEQSAGEPGKKKLSYMDARDYATIEARIADGEELVATRRAVLEQPDVVVDPVRLQAAIGEMEAAQTALDTLYTRWAELEAKQYEQP from the coding sequence TTGGCAACATTATTGAACGGACAGGGACTGACGAAGTCCTTTGGGGCTACTGCGCTCTTTCGTGAAATTGGATTTGTGGTAGATGAAGGCGATCGCATTGGCCTCATCGGACCGAACGGTTCGGGAAAATCGACGCTGCTCGGCGTGCTGGCGGGAGTGATCGATGCCGACGACGGCGAGGTCGCACGCAAGAAGCTGACCAAGCTGAGTTATGTAGCGCAGGTCTCCGAGTTTCCAGCAGGAGTAACCGCGCGCGATGTCGTGCAGCAGGCGCTGAAGCGCGCAGGCGTTCACGAAAGCGAGTGGGAAGGCCGCACCGCGGAGACGCTGGGACGCGCCGGCTTTGAAGATTTTGACACCGAAGCCGTGACCTATTCCGGCGGATGGAAGAAGCGGCTTTCAATTGCGCAGGCGCTGGCGCAAAAGCCCGACGTACTGCTGCTGGATGAGCCGACCAACCACCTCGATCTGGCAGGCATTGAGTGGCTGGAAGAGTTGCTGGCGGGCGCTGCTTTTGCCTGCGTCGTGGTCAGCCATGATCGCTACTTTCTGGAGAACGTAGCGACGGAAATAGTAGAGCTGAACAAGCAGTATCCCGAGGGATTGCTGCGCGTGCATGGAAATTACAGCGAATTCCTTGAGCAGAAAGAATTGTTTCTGGAGTCGCAGGCCAAGCGGCAGGAGTCGCTGGAGAATCGTGTCAAGCGAGAGATGGAGTGGCTGCGCCGAGGCCCCAAAGCGCGTACGACAAAGAGCAAGGCGCGCATCGGCAGTGCAAATGAGTTGATTGGCGAGCTGAAAGAGATGAAAGGCCGTGGGCAGGTTTCGAGCGCCGGCATTGATTTCTCAGCAACCGAACGCCAGACGAAGCGGTTAGCCGAACTGAAGGATGTACGCTACAGCATTGGCGAAAAGACTCTGCTGAATAAGCTGAACTTCAACATCAGCGCCGGTATGCGCGTCGGTCTCGTTGGTCCCAACGGAAGCGGCAAAACAACTCTGCTGCGCTTGCTGCTCGGGCAGGCCAAGCCTGACTCGGGTGAGATCAAGCTGGCGAATATGCTGCGCATTGTCTACTTCGATCAGAGCCGCGTACTCAATGAAAAAGTCACACTGCGACGCGCACTGGCGCCCGAGAGCGATTCGGTCGTCTATCAGGATCGCGTGATCCATGTTGCTTCGTGGGCGTCGCGCTTTCTGTTTACGGGCGAGCAGTTGAATCAACCCGTAGAGCGGTTAAGTGGTGGAGAGCGTGCTCGTGTCTTGATCGCAAATCTGATGCTGCAGCCTGCGGATTTGCTGCTGCTGGACGAGCCCACGAACGATCTCGATATTCCTACGCTTGAGATTCTTGAAGAGAGTCTGCTGGAGTACACCGGCGCATTAGTGCTCGTCACCCATGATCGCTATATGCTGGACCGCATTTCTACTGTAGTGCTCGGACTCGACGGCATGGGCGACGCAGAGCGGTTTGCAGATTACTCGCAATGGGATCAATGGCAGTACAAGCAGAAGCAGATCGCGGCAAAGGGAACAGGAAATTCTTCTCGAGCCGCCGCTGCATTGCAGCCGGTGAACGCGGAGCAAAGTGCGGGAGAGCCTGGAAAGAAGAAACTCTCTTACATGGATGCGCGGGATTACGCGACGATCGAGGCACGCATCGCAGATGGCGAAGAG